The following proteins come from a genomic window of Anas platyrhynchos isolate ZD024472 breed Pekin duck chromosome 20, IASCAAS_PekinDuck_T2T, whole genome shotgun sequence:
- the LOC101801127 gene encoding 1-acyl-sn-glycerol-3-phosphate acyltransferase alpha — MELLLLRYPFTFLLIAFLILYQMYPAFRFFCKMCFYKLWVFTISLLVITASIPRGRNCENMKFLSMSFLPLKYIFGIKIVVKGKENLRTKKPFVLVLNHQTSLDIMVMMEILPSRCVAIAKKEILYMGTFGLACWLAGIIFIDRKKREESIATLTEVAHSMHKDNFRVLIFPEGTRNHSGSMLPFKRGAFQLAVKAQVPIIPVVISSYNDFYSQKEKRFTPGKITIQILPEVKTLGQGPEDVPKLTEQVRDSMITTYQGISGMTNGSSH; from the exons ATGGAGCTACTGCTTCTTCGCTACCCATTTACTTTTCTGCTCATTGCATTTCTAATTCTTTACCAGATGTATCCTGCGTTCAGATTCTTTTGCAAGATGTGCTTCTATAAGCTGTGGGTCTTCACCATAAGCCTTCTGGTTATTACCGCCAGTATTCCTCGTGGACGTAACTGTGAAAACATGAA GTTTTTGAGCATGTCATTTCTGCCACTCAAATACATCTTCGGTATCAAGATAGTGGTGAAGGGCAAGGAGAACCTCAGGACCAAGAAGCCTTTTGTACTAGTGTTGAATCACCAGACCTCCCTTGACATTATGG TGATGATGGAGATACTGCCAAGTCGCTGTGTGGCCATTGCAAAGAAGGAAATACTATACATGGGCACTTTTGGCCTAGCATGCTGGCTTGCAGGAATCATTTTCATTGACCGCAAGAAGAGGGAAGAGTCTATCGCTACTTTGACAGAGGTGGCACACTCCATGCACAAAGACAAT TTCCGTGTCTTGATCTTCCCTGAGGGAACTCGCAATCATAGTGGCTCCATGTTGCCCTTCAAACGTGGGGCCTTCCAGCTGGCTGTGAAAGCCCAG GTTCCCATTATTCCTGTGGTGATCTCATCCTACAATGACTTCTACAGCCAGAAGGAGAAGAGATTCACTCCAG GGAAAATCACCATCCAGATCCTGCCAGAAGTCAAGACTCTTGGTCAAGGCCCAGAAGATGTTCCCAAGCTCACTGAGCAGGTCCGTGATTCCATGATCACCACCTATCAGGGGATATCAGGAATGACGAATGGGTCTTCACATTAG